Proteins encoded within one genomic window of Rhinolophus sinicus isolate RSC01 linkage group LG05, ASM3656204v1, whole genome shotgun sequence:
- the LOC109439458 gene encoding UDP-N-acetylglucosamine transferase subunit ALG13, whose protein sequence is MKCVFVTVGTTSFDDLIACVSAHDSLQIFKSLGYNQLVLQIGRGKVVPEPFSTESFTLDVYRYKDSLKEDLEKADLVISHAGAGSCLETLEKKKPLVVVVNEKLMNNHQLELAKQLHKDGHLFYCTCSTLLGLLQSVDLSTVKCFPPGQPEKFSAFLDKVVGLQK, encoded by the coding sequence ATGAAGTGCGTGTTTGTCACTGTGGGGACCACCAGCTTTGACGACCTCATTGCGTGTGTGTCAGCACACGACAGTCTGCAAATCTTCAAGAGCCTTGGTTACAACCAACTTGTCCTACAAATAGGCAGAGGAAAGGTGGTGCCTGAACCATTCAGTACTGAGTCATTTACTCTGGATGTTTACAGGTACAAGGACTCATTGAAAGAAGACCTTGAGAAAGCAGATCTTGTTATTAGTCACGCAGGTGCAGGAAGCTGTTTGGagactctggaaaaaaaaaaaccacttgtAGTGGTTGTAAATGAAAAGTTGATGAACAATCATCAGCTGGAATTGGCAAAGCAGCTACACAAAGATGGGCATCTCTTCTACTGTACCTGCAGCACGCTTCTTGGGCTGTTACAGTCAGTGGACTTATCAACAGTGAAATGTTTTCCTCCTGGCCAGCCAGAaaaattttctgcatttttggaTAAAGTTGTTggattacaaaaataa